CAGTGGTGCAGAGCTAGCACCCTGCTAATTAATGTTGGCAAAACTAAAGAACTAATCTCAAATCAAACAGCTCCCATCTTCTCACTGACACTGTATGACCCCGATGTAGATACAGTCCGGTCTTTTAAATAGCTGCATACACACAGAGATGGTAAGTCACTAACACAGGTGAAATATGTAAGAAAGCCAGCCACAGACTAGTTTTACTAAGGAGGCTAAAAGAGTGAAGACACTACTGATGTTTTAGAAAAGGGTATGTGAGTCTTATccagatttttaacatttatgtgGTTAAGACATGTAATAAACAGGAATAAATTGAACAGGAAGGTTGAAAATGGCAGGAAAGATAAATGGCTGTCAACAAAAGACCTTAGATTAACTTTACATCTCTGCCATCGAAAGGAAACCTTACTATGGAAAAAGTGTAAGATGAAATAATATAGAATAAAAATGATACCGGAAATTTGTTaaaatctttttatgatgatggaaaaatgaattTTTACAACATATTTTCCAAATAGTGACGATATACAGTCATGTACATTCGCTTTATTAGCAACTtgattatgtatttatttacaaatatatacaTTTCAAAGCTGATGAAAGTTCACTGAATATGATTCAGTCAGTTTAACACAGACCACGCAGCCCTGCACACAATTACATACCGAGGGTAACACAAAAAATATTCTAGATTGCCTGACCTGTCAAAAAGCACCAGAATAAATGTCACAAAGAGCCAAACAGGAGGTGATGACTCTTtcgaggaaaaaaaatcagcacaAAATAGAATTTGAGATTATAACAATCATTAAAGTGCAATATGAAAAAGCACACGGTGTAACGGTTGTTATAATGTCTAGCACTCAAATATGGAGTACTAATTTCCCTTCTGAGGCAAAGAATGGCTTTTGGCTTTACTGTATTTGGTATTGggtgtaaataaatgtgtaaatcaaCAAGACTGGTTTAATGAATATCACTGACAAACTGGTTATATTGTGTTTTACTGCTCCCATTAACAATGTGTCATTCTGTGCATGTTATTACTTCTCAGGCTCATAGTACCTCTTTTTCATGGCCCTGTATTTTCTCAGGAAATAGAGAGCCTCTAGCTCCTTGATGACAAAATCCCCCCTCGCCACCAGCTGTTTGATTTTCTCAGGATCGGTGACGTCTTTGTTCTTCATGAAGGCTGATTTTAGACGCTCTCTGAAATAAGCTGCTCCCTGGGGGTATTCTCGACCAAGATATAGCAGCTGGACGAAGACGAGacacacaacaaaacagttGTAGCACTgggaattcagatttttatgctTGGAATTTACTTACATTTTTGTACAACCTAATAACTTCACCCCTTAAAGGGTTGGCCATGTCAGGAAAGAAGGCGCCCTTTACGTTTCTGAAATGAGGAGAAAGGTCTCAAGTTAACTGCACAGTTAACAGTAGCTAGCTAAAATCACTATATGGCTGTCTTTCAAGTTTGAATTCTCCATACAACTTTATTGcacactgtaaaaacaaaaattgaaaTTGAATACAGAATTGAAAAATATAGTTACATGTGATTTAATCAACGTTGTTAGCCACCGAAGAAACGTCTCCTTTTCACTTTGTCCTTAGCTTTGCTCAAATGTACACACTGCCGTATGCTGCATCGTTGTGTCGCAAACGAAAACAGACAAATGCGCTTGCGCACAGTTTTCTATGGTTACGGGACGCTTGAGTTTGTTTTAGAGCCGAAAATGGTAAGTTTATCCCTTTCCCCCCTAACACGTTTCCAATTTAATGGGGTTGAAAGATTTTCATAatttaaactcattttatttataaaagtttCAAAACAAAATTGTAACGTTCAAAATGCTGATAGGCTATTTCTCCAGCTAGCTAATTTAGTTATCATCTTTAACCTTTGCACTTTAACTATTCTCTTCTCTTCAATATCCTGTTTCTTAAATCTTGAGCTTATGTTTTTAAGTATGCTTTACTGTAACTTTGTCCGTTTTCTCCTTTGAATGATAGCcacccaagaaaaaaaaggtatgaAAGGCAGTCAGCACATTCCCTGTTTGATCATTTGAAGGCAGTTAAGTAACTTAGTTGATGGTAGGAAGGCAAACAGTTTCCCATCTTTCGTTACTTGTTAGCGTTTCTCAGCAATGAACTCATCTCTAAGTACAGGTCCACACTGATAGTGACCTGTTTCATAAACACTCATTTGTATTGTGTTGATGCCCTAAAGTCATccaaaaaggtaaggaaactTACCAAGGCCCAGAAGGCAAAGCTAcagcaagaggaggaagagaggaggctGCGAGAGGAAGGTAATCCTGACATctcttattattaatttaaaccaGAACAAAATTAGTACCTGCTGGAACTTGCAATAATACAGTGAAGATGGTAGTAAAGAGCATTCATAACTGATTAAAACAGTCTGTTTTGAGCTGTCTCAAAAATCATGCAGTTCATGGATATGTGCAGAGGTGAtactgtgtgtgttctgtgctGTTCCATAGAAGAAGCCCGACTGCAGGCAGAAAGAGAAGAACAGGAGAGACTAGAAAGAGAGAGGAAGCAGAAGGAGATAGAAAGGCTGGAACTGAAGGTGATGATCCAGTGGACTACATACTAAACCTTGAAGATTAACTGTATCTGCTcaaacaataaacttatcatTGCTGTTACTCATGTGTATGTTTTGTTGACAGGACCTAGAGCGCAGAGATGATGAGCTAAATGAACTGCGCCATCTACTGGAGGAGAACCATGCTGCAGTTACTAAATGGAAGCATGATGCTGAGGAGACTGTCAAAGTGTGTCTGTGCATATTGGGACACAAAATTTCATTTTTCTcgttgctttcttttctttttttttctatctctctctttaAATACAATTACGTCTAGACCCCCCCCttcaaatatattaaaatacaaaaattacattgaaagcaaaatgtttttttttatattccaaGTGTCTATAAAGATTTTGTGGTGTCTAATTATATGAATGCTTTGTGTTTAGTGGGAGAGATACATGCGTTGTGATGGTGCACCTGACCCAGCAGTGCAGCGTGAGATCAACACATATATCAGCTTGTGGCAAGATGACCCAGAGACCGACATCACGCAGGTGCTCAAGGAATGCAAGCTCGCTTTACAGGTCTCAATGCTATGTGTCAGCATGTGCATAATTACCATCATTGACAACATTTAGTTAAATTTCTTAGTGGCAAGTTGGTCAGTAGAAAATGAATTATTGTGTCTGTTAAATTAGGaattcaaataaattaagatttGAAATCCAAgtatttaataatttcttggaaaatgtcaaacttttcCAGAAATGAGATTAGTACAGTGGTAAATTAATAGATGGTAAACTAAGTAATATCAATGAATTTATGGAGAAGACCTATTCAATCTGAGGCAAAGTACTAGAAATTtcctttgtttgattttttctttcttttttttttatagctggTTGAGGACTTGGAAGAGTTGCTTAAAAAGGCTTCAGATCCATTAGATGTCCAGAAGTACCAGGAGGCACTCATAAATTTGCAGGAGCTAATTCACTGTAAACACAACCTTACCTCCGAGGATATCCTTCAGGTTCAAAAACAGCACTGTGCTCGTAATTAAGTCCCCAcctgaaaagtattttttgaaCCAGACTATTATTTTGTATCATGACTGTTTCTGGTCACAGAGAGCCAGTGAGAACATCGACATTGAGACGGGGAACATGCAAACTGTGGTCAAAGATGACAAGATAACATTGTGCCTCTGGGCCAACTTCAAGAAGAATCCAAGGTCTGTGTGTAATAGGGTGGGAAACCCAGTATCAAGGTTTACCTTTTCTTGGAGTGTTCACTCATACTGACAAACACAAACTGTCATTTATACTTAATGAAGTTGCATTTCTCTGACTGATTCATCCAGGTTTAAAGGTTTAAACTTTGAGGAGGTTGGTTTGGGTTTTTCACTTCCCCAGAAGCTGGCTGTCAGTGACATCACTGTACGGATCCTTCATACACGCTATGACCACCTGTCTACGCTGGCTAGGATTACTCACCAGGGAATACACACACCCAGCTTCAGGCATAGTTTTTTTCTTAGTACAAAAACAATGCTTTTGTGAATACAGAAAAGCTGATAACACTAACTATATACTTTCAGGTGTCTTGTAGGAGACAAGGAAATTTTTGAAGATGTGGTCTTACCTGATCAGGAGAAGACAGCAGAAGGtaaaggaggagaggaggataATAATGCCATGCAGCAGCAGAAAGCAGATGAGGAGGTTCAGTCCATCCAAGAGTCAGAAGGGAGGAAggtaggcaaaaaaaaaaaatacctccCATTTCCCATGTATGATATTTTTCCATCTGACTGTGTATAATATATCTCAGAGTGTTGCAAGTATACGGTCAAGAAAGAGCAGTCTACAACTTTCAGAAAGCCGAAGGAGCCAGATACAAACACAGGTGGAGGCACTTGGTGGTAAGTCCAACCTAGTATGTCCTGGTAgtagtccaaaaaaaaaaaaaaaaaagacatgcaaagATTATATCACTACtacaacaaatattaaaatgactTTTATATAATTACTAGTTGTAATATATAATAGTTGTAGTTGTTGACCTCATTCTTATATTTCCCACAGACACTAGCAAAcagtctctcttttcttttcagctgaAAGCGACTTGATTAATCCTCCATCACCTCCAAAAACAACAGACCATGGTACCCAGGTAGTTGATCTGATGCAATACACACCTCTGGGTGGGATTTTCTACTATGACGTGTTTTACCTCCCTCCTCAAGCTCATAAGGTTAACGGCTGGGAAATTAAACAGGTGATAAGGAAAAAGTTATTTGACTGCATCAGCACTGCTAGCTAAAGTTGACTTCAGAAATCCTCATCCTgaatgcttgatttttttttttttttagctgtcgGACACAGGGCTAAAGGTGTTCCATTATCCCACAAATGAGTTCAACTTAGATGACAAGGTTCTCAACAGACCCCTTGTTGGGGTTTCTGTGACACTTCCCGACTTTGTTGTCTTCTTAAAAACTCCACAAGTGGCTCGCTGGGATACTGCAGGTACACACACAGTGTAATACTATGTATaagtataaaaattaaatcGTAAAGATCTGGCTTTAAAATACACTAAAAGGTCATGGACATTAAAACAGTCTTTTCTTTCAGGAAAGCAGTGGAGGATGGATGGTATAACCGATGTTTCCTATGAGGAAGCTGAAGCTAAAATTTCCTTCAAGATGGACTCTTTCCAACCCTTTGTACTGATGCAGGAAACATATGCCAACCTTCCCTTCGAAAGCTGGGAGCTCCGTCCGCTGGGCCAAGACTCTGCTGTATTTACTGTTAATGCGGCATTCATCAACCTCAGCATCACAATTAAGGCAAGGGACTGATATTACATGTAACAcaagaacataaaaataataataaaacagtatCCTCTTGACTAACAATTTCTCTGTGTTACAGGATAATCTGTGTATGCTGCAGTCAGAGTGTGAGAAAGGCCTCTCCCACCTCCTGGGGAAGTGGATGAGGGGACCTGCCCTGCAAAAAGCCATGCTAAACTCAGGGATCAACATCTTTGTGAATGAGTACACAGACAAATGTATCAGTATCGGTGACAAGGTGTGCATCTTTTGATGAAGTctgaatggggaaaaaaagatacacagttttatattaaatgtgtCAACCAACTACTCCAGTACGTGAtgaatttgaagaaaaaaaaaacatgtgtaaCCCGTTTCATTGTTcacaatttaaatgtttttttgtatttgggcTACCTAGAGCATTAGCAATATTTAAATCTGAACAGACCAAGTTATTGAGAACTTAGAAGGAGCAAAAAGGGAACCTATTTGGTAGAATGAGTACTTCTACTTTTGACTCAACTTCACTGCTAATCTAGGTTTGCACATGACTAAATTCCAGCAGTGTTTTTCACAGCATCAAAAACTGTTGTGCGATTTTTCTCCTGTACAGGACCCACTAACAGAATATGCAGCCTATGAACAGATGGCTCTCTTTGCCTCTGCATGTGCTTTCTCATTGAGCAAATGGAATGCCAGATGTGGACCTGAGCATGTGGTATTGCAGGTAAAATATTTTGGTTTTACACATACCATTTTCTCAGATGTGGAATAAGCTTTTCCACACGAACTACAGTAGCACACAAAGTGGAGGTTCAGTTTAACCAACTGCAGCAGAACAATTAGCTGCTATCGAAAACAGGCGTTGACATTTACCCAGGCATGGCAGAAAAAGTGATCTCTCTTTAAAATAGGGAAGAGAGTAAAAAATGTCTAGTAGCTAACACTAAGTTCTCTAAAATATTGAGGTTACTGGCAAATTGGTATTTTGCCTTGGTATCTTTTTAttcaagggggaaaaaaagtcaatctgaatttttttcttcactcaTTTTCCATCATCTCTGGCAGGTATGTGAGCACCTCGACTCCAGCCCTGTACTTGAAAAGACATGGAGTCTGTACCTGTTGGGTGCTCAGAGGTGTCAAAAACTGGAGATCACAGAGAAGAGCGAAACCTTCTCCCCAGACTTTTACCCTGGCAGTGAGTTTCactccaccttcatccacatGCTTCAGGACAGCATGAGCCCTGATGGAGTTGCCAGAACCAGAAAATCCCATCACTTGTTCATAGACACAGTGCAGACCCTGCTCTGTGCCACTAGACCCCTGGTTTATTCAAAATCTGTATGTGATTTATCTAATGGATTACAATAAATACTTCAGTTTGAAATGCTCATTTGAACTGATACAAGAACAAAAACGTGCTTTAGAACAGGTTAGAATAGGCTACTTTATTGGTGCAAAAATCCACACATCATCTTTGGAGCATACAAAAGTGTATGACACTGAAAACTGTGACAACCACAGAAAGATAAAAGACTTTggttttaaaactaaaacaagtaCAATTTCACAATACCGGTctaaagtttggacacacctgaATAGAAATGCGTGTTTAAAACTTCGgactgtaacagtttttaaaaataaagatacaaCTTTTTACACAAAGCTAACAAAAATCATAAATATAGATTTCTGAAACAGAAATTACAGTTTTCTTACCAGTGTTTACAGACTTTAAGTTACAAAACAGCCACTTTAATCACTGAGTTTAAAATTCTATTAGAAAGGCTGACAGACCCCTGTATCCTCAGGtaactgaaatgtgttataAAGCTGTGTAGCAGTCTGAAGGGACCCACTGAAAAACCAGCAGTGCCATTATTCTAACACAGTGGTGACATGATTGGTCAGCATTGTGTCAGCTTTGATGACCAATCCTGATTTGACAGGTTGTGGTAAATCCAGGTAAACCGTTACCAGCAGGCCTGACAGCGTCACACTTTGACACTGGTTACCatcacctgttcaactgctttttcttgtaaacacagacacatgcatacacacagacTAACTAATTCAGCAAACATGATGTGATGCATAAAATCCTCAACAGGGTTAACTATACCCCAAAGCCTGGCCCGTGCTGTCAATACAAGTCTTGTTTTCAGGCACCAGTAAACATCCCAACAGCCTCTGCTCAGGATTATTACATCTCCCTCAACCCCGCGCCCCCAATCACCAACCCAATGCACAGGCACTCTGCAGAGAGCTGATGGGCGGTAGCACCATCCTCCCTACTGGACTTGGGTTAAACAGGGGGCTGCCCGTTATGGCGAAGCCCTGTGTATGGCCACAGCAGCTGCTGGATGGTCATCCAGGAGTCCCCTGTCCCCACAGGCGCTGCATCTACTGCTGGTTGCATCACCAGGCTAGCCAGCAGTGCCAGGAGACCTATGCAGGACAAAATGAAATGCAGCAAAATTTTATAAATGGATTAGTAGTGATCGAAAACTACAttacatctttattttctttcatttttatttatttattttacccagATCATCGCTCCATGGTATTTTCCCAACTCTTTGTCTTTAAAACAGTTCTGGTGGTAtcagatgaataaaaacaggattttctaATATTGAATATGCTACACAAAGATGTTTTTTGTGGTGACGTAGTCATACTGTTACAATACCTACAGTGGAGCATTAAAGTTTGTCAGTCCAACAGAATTTTTGACtatcaaaacattttctgtctttttttaaaatgtattattattattattgcagtCCTAACAgtagattaaaaacattacatgacAGAAGAATCttgactggtttatattggaaAACGATCAAATATTATCTTTTGAGTGGCAAAACTAAGAATGTGAACCATAACTGTTTATCTGCAGTTAGTTAAATGTTTGGAAAAATCAGAAAGTTCTAAGAAAATTGCATGTGGATGATAAGACCAGAATAGAAGTTTTTGGTTTAAAAGAGAAGTGACATTTAGAGAAGCAAAATGTTTCGTAACAAGTCTGGGGCCATACGTTTTGGATAGTAACAGAAAATACAAGAACATTTCTGAACCGAGTCCTGCAACTCATTTTGCTAAATAGACTTTACCACTATTAAACTTTAAAGTTGACACCCAAATCCATCAGAAATGTGGTGGAAGAATAAAGGTCACATGAGGAATCCCACTGAGATCCTGCAGCTGTTCAACATGCAAAAATGTGCTAAAAGTCATccaagtaaatgtaaatgtttacagTTACCTGGGGTGTTAAGCTTTTGTTATTGCTGCACAGCTGGCTAGCACTATGCACCAAAATAAAGGGttatatactttatttaaacttgaaaaaaaaaagttacaaattATCCAAATCCAGAAAATACCCGAGCATTGAATGTAAAATGAAGCCTTATATTTGTATACAATTGTACATTTAATTATCTTTAGTATTTCTAAGTAAATGTGTACTTCAAAAACAATAATGGAGTGTACCTGCTAGCACAACCACAATGGCCAACCAGAGCCAGAGCCCCCTGCTTCCTCTGGCTACGGCTGCAGTTGTTCCTCGGGAACTAATCACACTATGGGACAGAGACTGGGCTGTTCCTGGATCTGTAGATGAGGGGCTAGATGAAGGACTTGGACTGAAGGAAAGAGAATGAAATGTTACTGTGGGATCGACagaaaatgtgacattaaaGATGGTtggacacagaaaaagaaaaaaaaaacatgttaccATGTAAAGCAAGCATATAAGTTACCAAAAATGAGTTGCAATGGGAGTACATCATCACAAAAAAGTCTTGAACTTTCATTTGTGGTAACTTGTGCAATGAACAGCAAGCAGTGAGTTAACTGTGGTTTAATCGAAAACAGGCAGATGCGTTGAAGCCACCTCTGTTAATTATggaaaaaacattcaaatgatCATAATGGGAAGCAAGATGAAAAAGCTGTTAATAGGAGTTGGCTTGTAGGCAGATCAGAGTATTACTTGTTAGGCTAAGCAGACAATTTCATACTGATATCTGTCAACATTTGGACTACTGACTCAGATCACTTAAGTGATAATGAGTCAGTGCAGGGTTGTTAAGTTGCCTCTCACTTACACTCTAAGGATGAATACAAgcattttgcatgtttttgtatatAAACTTTTCTCTCAGAAGCAATTCCCACTTTGTTGTCTCCTCCCTTACAGCACTTACAGCATTACAAAGAGCTCATCCTGACTCCTGAGTGATGCcgagggaggaaaggagaagaTCACCATAATTTATTTGCATAGAACACTTAGTTGCCCCATACAATAACACAATCCAAAGGTAGtagtttgcaaaaaaaaacaaaaagacagaaaagaaagaaatcattaAGGTGGCTGAACATGTTAGTAAATGACAGAAGAGTAGGCCGAGTGAAGATGAATGGGTCATTAGATGGTTTGGACAAGCAAGAAATTGAGCTCCAtgccccattttttttttttttttgccaatacAGTCAGAACATTGTGATAACAGGATTTGAAGCCATTAAGCCCCAAGAGCAAAGAAGCTGGCCAGCAAAGACAACAGATAATGAAAGCGTTTCATCACTTGGGAGGTTCCATAGATTCACCCAGatactaccaaaaaaaaaaaaaaaaaaaaagtgaaaattttgCATCAAATGAATCATAACAATCTGGTATTTCCATTAAATATTCTACATTTGTTGTCTCAAACTGTAATTCTGTGATAAATAGCACAGGGGCAGCTGAGTATAATGAGCAGTGGTTATACTGCCTGAAAAGATAAAGGACACCTGGAAACTAACAGCAAATTAACAGCTACCAGTTGTGCTAAAATGTCATTAATGGAGCATCTGTCTTATCTGAAACagtgttaaaacatttaaataacttttacCTCAACAGTGgtgatacaaaaaaaagatctaataTGTCACAGCTGGATGCTGATCACAGAAAACATTCAGGTTACAACTATTGGAACCTCAGTGCAGCTAAGTGAGCAACTCTTTCACTATACAGTCAACCTTGTACTTTTGCTGGCACacagtgatgctgcagcaggctAGTAGTGGGCTTTTGGTTGGACTAACGTCTTTAGGGGCAGAATAAGGGAGGTGATTTTGCTGCCCAGCTCACTGAGACTGGACCGCCTCCTCTCTACCACAGTCTCCTCCTCCCGCTCTTCGTCCGACTGGCAGTTTGTGCTGCTGCAGGTTGTCCTGTGGGCATGCATGGTCAGGCATTCACAAACACACTATTCAGTAGCTTATTCACATACGAGCATACTTACACAACCACAGTGAGTTCATGAACACTTGCACACATTCACATATCATGCATgtgcagctgaaaaaaaagcaGCCTGAGACAGACAACACTCCTGATGTACTGAGccgattagaaaaaaaaagttcttctATAGGTTAGAAacccatttttttcaaaatgacagTGCATTCCCAGCATCAAAGCATGAAGCCACAAAGCAGTTACAAAATCTAAGATATTATTTCGTATTTAaatggtttgattttttttttatcaaagcatTAACATTTcctctggaaaaaaatgttacttTCTGTTATCCGCATTTTTTTAATAGCACCTAGTGTCATTAACACATTCGGATCTAATGAAATATTGTAAGAGTATCGGCattaggtaaaataaaatatacacagctctttttttaatacatcttcataaaatttataaaataagatttaaaaatgtaggCTTCTGACAGACACTTCCTCATGCAAAGGTTGATGGAGCAGATGCATCAAAGATAGCTGCCGTGTGGTTTTATATGTCATCGTcactgctttttttctgttttgaaaacTTTGttgacaaacttttttttttttttgcattgtttcAGCCAATATATAAACAGCCAGAATTCTAATAGATTTTTCATGTGCATCTTTACATTAtacaatgtatatatatatatatatatatatatatatattccattCTGTTTTACACTGAAACTTATTTCCACACTAATATACTCTGGCATTTTTAAGATATCAGAAAGCAGACAGTGAAGATGTCACACCTAAAAGCTGCCATCGTTGTGCAAAAGGATGTGCTAAAGGACCAGTGTCACGCAACCAGAGTGCTATCCATCTCCTTGGCATGTCTTACCCCTTCATCATGACAGCTGGCTCTTCAGTGTCAACCCAGGCCGCAGAGCTAACAAACCGTTTTAGTGGGGGACGTGTCACACTCTTCCCAGCCACATTCCTGAAAACCACCGTTATCACATAGGGGCATAATAATAACCCTCAAGTCAAAGTTCACCAAGTCTTGACTTGAATAAACAGCTACAGCCCACAACAGAAGAATTTCCATAAATTACAGCAACAAAAAtgcctttaatttatttacactgtTCTTTATTTGCTGGCAAAATCGTTTTTGAACTTTACATGATGTCGTAATCCAGAGCGCACCATATTTAGAggaacacacagacatacaagtACCTACCATGGGGATCGTCTAGTCAGTCTTTCAGCTTCAGTCTCAGTGCCATCCTGTGTTTTGGCCTGTCAAGGCAAAGATTAAACTCAGATTAAACAAGTGTAAATAATGATTATGTAAACATGCTTTACACAATTCAAAGCATGACCCAACAAGCCTTAAGAGTACAGTGGACTGTCCTTTGTTTAACATATTGACATAACTCATTCTGGTTTGACTTTAAATTTGTTGTTTAATCACAATCTGACAATTTTCAAGGTTTCATGTTTTCCCATCAGTGGTTCACAACCTGGAATCCCCTCCCGAAGATCACAAGGGCATCTCAGCATATGAACATGCTTCAGAAAGAAGTTAAATCTAATTTGATAACACATATTTATCAAAGGACTCATGAGTGTTGAACCTCTACATTTTCGGCCTCAGACATAGAACAAGTGTGAATTATTGTTCTTTATTCTGAAACAGTTTAAcagttttcctgcattcacCCACTTCCAaggtgcattaaaaacaaaaaaaatatttaaagaggtTGGAAATCCAGCTGCACTTGTATGTAGGAATTGTTTGAAATTTCATCTTACGACCTCCTTTAGACTCACCCATCACCAATCTATTGTCCAAAGGTAGCTGGGTGTCTGAGCTGTGTCTACATTATAATGCTATATTCATTATGTGAATAAGCACAGAAAGCAGTAGTGCTTAACTTAAAGAAAATGTGGTACCAAAACTAACTGAACCTAGAGTCAAAACTCTGGAAATACCATCCATTAACTGGAGCTACACTCTTGACTGGTTCTCCAGGTTTTGGggcttctttcatttttgtctttggaGCAACTGACTccaagttgaaggatttaaacaAGCAAGTTTCTTGAAAATTaagtgtgcttttttttttaataacaccatCTCATCTTTCATAACAAAAATGTATAAGTCTGGAAAACAATCGGTTGGACAAAAACAGTGATGTGACTAATAACTGATTATTCTTACAATGTCAAAGTGCATGTTGGTGCCACCAGCGCGGGGAATCCCTGCTATGCTGACTCGCCTGGCTGACGACTATCAGGACATACAGAGATGGGAGAAAAAAGAATTCAGTAAGACACCTTTAGGTTATTAAAACATGAAGCCTACATAAATCTTAAATGGTGCACCATATGCAGCCAACCTTGTA
The window above is part of the Melanotaenia boesemani isolate fMelBoe1 chromosome 23, fMelBoe1.pri, whole genome shotgun sequence genome. Proteins encoded here:
- the lyrm5a gene encoding LYR motif-containing protein 5A; its protein translation is MANPLRGEVIRLYKNLLYLGREYPQGAAYFRERLKSAFMKNKDVTDPEKIKQLVARGDFVIKELEALYFLRKYRAMKKRYYEPEK
- the dnai7 gene encoding dynein intermediate chain CFAP94, axonemal isoform X1 produces the protein MLHRCVANENRQMRLRTVFYGYGTLEFVLEPKMPPKKKKSSKKVRKLTKAQKAKLQQEEEERRLREEEEARLQAEREEQERLERERKQKEIERLELKDLERRDDELNELRHLLEENHAAVTKWKHDAEETVKWERYMRCDGAPDPAVQREINTYISLWQDDPETDITQVLKECKLALQLVEDLEELLKKASDPLDVQKYQEALINLQELIHCKHNLTSEDILQRASENIDIETGNMQTVVKDDKITLCLWANFKKNPRFKGLNFEEVGLGFSLPQKLAVSDITVRILHTRYDHLSTLARITHQGIHTPSFRCLVGDKEIFEDVVLPDQEKTAEGKGGEEDNNAMQQQKADEEVQSIQESEGRKSVASIRSRKSSLQLSESRRSQIQTQVEALGAESDLINPPSPPKTTDHGTQVVDLMQYTPLGGIFYYDVFYLPPQAHKVNGWEIKQLSDTGLKVFHYPTNEFNLDDKVLNRPLVGVSVTLPDFVVFLKTPQVARWDTAGKQWRMDGITDVSYEEAEAKISFKMDSFQPFVLMQETYANLPFESWELRPLGQDSAVFTVNAAFINLSITIKDNLCMLQSECEKGLSHLLGKWMRGPALQKAMLNSGINIFVNEYTDKCISIGDKDPLTEYAAYEQMALFASACAFSLSKWNARCGPEHVVLQVCEHLDSSPVLEKTWSLYLLGAQRCQKLEITEKSETFSPDFYPGSEFHSTFIHMLQDSMSPDGVARTRKSHHLFIDTVQTLLCATRPLVYSKSVCDLSNGLQ
- the dnai7 gene encoding dynein intermediate chain CFAP94, axonemal isoform X3, giving the protein MLHRCVANENRQMRLRTVFYGYGTLEFVLEPKMPPKKKKSSKKVRKLTKAQKAKLQQEEEERRLREEEEARLQAEREEQERLERERKQKEIERLELKDLERRDDELNELRHLLEENHAAVTKWKHDAEETVKWERYMRCDGAPDPAVQREINTYISLWQDDPETDITQLVEDLEELLKKASDPLDVQKYQEALINLQELIHCKHNLTSEDILQRASENIDIETGNMQTVVKDDKITLCLWANFKKNPRFKGLNFEEVGLGFSLPQKLAVSDITVRILHTRYDHLSTLARITHQGIHTPSFRCLVGDKEIFEDVVLPDQEKTAEGKGGEEDNNAMQQQKADEEVQSIQESEGRKSVASIRSRKSSLQLSESRRSQIQTQVEALGAESDLINPPSPPKTTDHGTQVVDLMQYTPLGGIFYYDVFYLPPQAHKVNGWEIKQLSDTGLKVFHYPTNEFNLDDKVLNRPLVGVSVTLPDFVVFLKTPQVARWDTAGKQWRMDGITDVSYEEAEAKISFKMDSFQPFVLMQETYANLPFESWELRPLGQDSAVFTVNAAFINLSITIKDNLCMLQSECEKGLSHLLGKWMRGPALQKAMLNSGINIFVNEYTDKCISIGDKDPLTEYAAYEQMALFASACAFSLSKWNARCGPEHVVLQVCEHLDSSPVLEKTWSLYLLGAQRCQKLEITEKSETFSPDFYPGSEFHSTFIHMLQDSMSPDGVARTRKSHHLFIDTVQTLLCATRPLVYSKSVCDLSNGLQ
- the dnai7 gene encoding dynein intermediate chain CFAP94, axonemal isoform X2, with amino-acid sequence MLHRCVANENRQMRLRTVFYGYGTLEFVLEPKMPPKKKKSSKKVRKLTKAQKAKLQQEEEERRLREEEARLQAEREEQERLERERKQKEIERLELKDLERRDDELNELRHLLEENHAAVTKWKHDAEETVKWERYMRCDGAPDPAVQREINTYISLWQDDPETDITQVLKECKLALQLVEDLEELLKKASDPLDVQKYQEALINLQELIHCKHNLTSEDILQRASENIDIETGNMQTVVKDDKITLCLWANFKKNPRFKGLNFEEVGLGFSLPQKLAVSDITVRILHTRYDHLSTLARITHQGIHTPSFRCLVGDKEIFEDVVLPDQEKTAEGKGGEEDNNAMQQQKADEEVQSIQESEGRKSVASIRSRKSSLQLSESRRSQIQTQVEALGAESDLINPPSPPKTTDHGTQVVDLMQYTPLGGIFYYDVFYLPPQAHKVNGWEIKQLSDTGLKVFHYPTNEFNLDDKVLNRPLVGVSVTLPDFVVFLKTPQVARWDTAGKQWRMDGITDVSYEEAEAKISFKMDSFQPFVLMQETYANLPFESWELRPLGQDSAVFTVNAAFINLSITIKDNLCMLQSECEKGLSHLLGKWMRGPALQKAMLNSGINIFVNEYTDKCISIGDKDPLTEYAAYEQMALFASACAFSLSKWNARCGPEHVVLQVCEHLDSSPVLEKTWSLYLLGAQRCQKLEITEKSETFSPDFYPGSEFHSTFIHMLQDSMSPDGVARTRKSHHLFIDTVQTLLCATRPLVYSKSVCDLSNGLQ